A window from Azoarcus sp. DD4 encodes these proteins:
- a CDS encoding PolC-type DNA polymerase III, with protein MNTYAVIDFETTGMAPEHGARPTEIAVVLVKDGAVVDRYQSLMNAGAFVPYEIQALTGITNAMVRAAPPVARVMAEAADFVGPHPLVAHNAAFDRKFWDAELARLGRCREADFVCSLLLARRLFPDAPNHRLGTLVSTLRLPATGRYHRALADAEATANLFLRIGAELRQRYALAAVDHELLLKIQKTARSALDTCIARHRQAA; from the coding sequence TTGAACACCTACGCCGTCATCGACTTCGAAACCACCGGCATGGCGCCGGAACACGGTGCCCGTCCGACCGAGATCGCGGTGGTGCTGGTCAAGGACGGCGCGGTCGTGGACCGCTACCAGAGCCTGATGAACGCCGGCGCCTTCGTGCCCTACGAGATCCAGGCGCTGACCGGCATCACCAATGCCATGGTGCGCGCCGCGCCGCCGGTGGCGCGGGTGATGGCGGAAGCGGCGGACTTCGTCGGACCGCATCCGCTGGTGGCGCACAACGCCGCCTTCGACCGCAAGTTCTGGGATGCCGAACTCGCCCGTCTGGGCCGCTGCCGCGAGGCCGATTTCGTCTGCTCGCTGCTGCTCGCCCGCCGCCTCTTCCCCGACGCGCCCAACCACAGGCTCGGCACCCTGGTCAGCACCCTGCGCCTGCCGGCCACCGGCCGCTACCACCGCGCGCTGGCCGACGCCGAAGCCACCGCCAACCTGTTCCTGCGCATCGGCGCCGAGCTGCGCCAACGCTACGCGCTCGCCGCGGTCGATCACGAACTGCTGCTGAAGATCCAGAAAACCGCGCGCAGTGCGCTCGACACCTGCATCGCCCGCCACCGCCAGGCCGCCTGA